A genomic window from Solanum stenotomum isolate F172 chromosome 10, ASM1918654v1, whole genome shotgun sequence includes:
- the LOC125841247 gene encoding pectin acetylesterase 8-like, whose protein sequence is MTTLFALVLVAAMCATVFGVGDDLYVNMTLLQNATAQGAVCLDGSPPAYYLHRGFDSGLSNWIVFLDGGGWCESISDCQGRKTTEKGSSKYMMNQTNFLGILHNTTKQNPDFYNWNKVWIGYCDGSSFTGDIDEVDPGEKLYFRGARIFKAVMDELWSQGMQNAKNAILSGTSAGGLATILNCDKFKFFFSGDVKVKCVANAGFFINANTISGTPNIHKKYQQVVDLHGSIKNLPPSCTSAMEPSLCFFPQNVISFIETPLFIINSAYDAWQINNTLVPSNLDPQHIWEHCKVRISDCTLSQRTTIKAFGTEFLKAFDGLTPCITRGYFITSCHTHEQIVKPEYWLSTSSPRIINKTIAEVVGDWYFDRTGFHQYMDSYPCAKDC, encoded by the exons ATGACAACATTATTTGCGTTGGTTTTGGTAGCAGCAATGTGTGCAACTGTTTTTGGCGTCGGAGATGATTTATACGTCAATATGACACTACTCCAAAACGCAACTGCACAAGGCGCAG TGTGCTTGGACGGGAGCCCACCAGCTTATTATCTTCACCGGGGATTTGATTCCGGACTTTCCAATTGGATTGTCTTTCTTGat GGTGGTGGGTGGTGTGAAAGCATCTCCGATTGTCAAGGACGTAAAACTACAGAAAAAGGTTCTTCCAAGTATATGATGAATCAAACTAATTTTCTTGGGATACTTCATAACACTACCAAACAAAACCCAG ACTTTTACAATTGGAACAAAGTTTGGATAGGTTATTGTGATGGATCGTCTTTTACTGGTGACATCGACGAAGTTGATCCA GGGGAGAAGCTTTATTTTAGAGGAGCGAGAATATTTAAAGCTGTTATGGATGAATTATGGTCCCAAGGAATGCAAAATGCAAAGAAT GCAATCTTGAGCGGAACTTCTGCCGGAGGGTTGGCAACAATCTTGAATTGCGACAAGTTCAAGTTCTTCTTTTCCGGTGATGTCAAAGTAAAGTGCGTTGCAAATGCTGGCTTTTTCATCAATGC TAATACAATCTCTGGTACTCCAAATATTCATAAGAAGTACCAGCAAGTTGTGGATTTACAT GGATCGATTAAGAATTTGCCTCCATCCTGCACATCTGCAATGGAACCAAGTCTG TGTTTCTTCCCTCAGAATGTTATTTCATTCATTGAGACCCCACTTTTCATAATCAATTCAGCATATGACGCTTGGCAG ATCAATAACACTTTGGTTCCTTCAAACCTCGATCCTCAACATATTTGGGAGCATTGCAAGGTTCGAATAAGTGACTGCACATTGAGTCAGCGTACAACTATTAAGg CTTTCGGAACGGAGTTCTTGAAGGCATTTGATGGACTCACCCCTTGTATAACTAGGGGTTATTTCATCACTTCATGCCATACTCATGAACAAATTGTAAAGCCGGAGTATTGGTTGAGTACTTCCTCTCCAAGAATAATTAATAAG ACAATTGCAGAAGTTGTGGGTGATTGGTATTTTGATAGAACAGGATTTCATCAGTATATGGACTCATACCCTTGTGCTAAAGATTGCTAG